The following coding sequences are from one Gimesia sp. window:
- a CDS encoding biopolymer transporter ExbD: MASKKAGKKVACPACKGRITIPVESEARRIEKTPDPSETPGKKASSSTKKKKPAKAAPPTEAMLDADQNQFLEDLDDMGPLGESWDELLDGDWDAAASTETEEAAIEEREPAPEPASQPEKQPTKAKSSPPRKPVIEPAPEPEPEPAPPVTPAAETEVTAETSPEPETSEEDALLAASKWLEEIESPEADEDLATEPVSERPAETEQDDAAELEEVASTEPEPDTETAPKPVAASAPSPRFVVEEEADDDDDDDEGFSIRSAESEFEEMDLTPMVDVTFLLLIFFMITASFSLQKSIQVPPPNPDEDGVSQSLQTLDDFREESIIVEIDSNNGIYVDDTKLSNPSEIVQAILDRRDEGGRPKSELVLSAHKAARHETVVAVVDAANEVGMQKIRLASYKGPDD, translated from the coding sequence GTGGCCAGCAAGAAAGCCGGGAAGAAAGTTGCCTGCCCGGCCTGCAAGGGTCGCATTACGATCCCAGTGGAGAGTGAAGCCCGGCGAATAGAGAAAACACCAGATCCGAGTGAAACACCTGGCAAGAAAGCATCTTCATCAACAAAAAAGAAAAAACCAGCCAAAGCCGCTCCACCAACAGAAGCGATGCTGGATGCGGACCAGAACCAGTTCCTGGAAGATCTGGACGACATGGGTCCCCTGGGCGAAAGTTGGGATGAACTGCTGGATGGGGACTGGGACGCCGCCGCATCCACAGAAACAGAAGAGGCTGCGATCGAGGAACGGGAACCGGCCCCTGAACCCGCGTCCCAGCCTGAGAAACAACCAACGAAAGCGAAAAGCTCTCCCCCACGGAAGCCGGTGATTGAACCTGCTCCCGAACCTGAGCCAGAGCCTGCTCCTCCTGTGACACCAGCTGCAGAAACAGAAGTCACAGCTGAAACGAGTCCCGAGCCCGAGACTTCTGAAGAAGACGCTCTGCTGGCAGCCTCTAAATGGCTCGAAGAGATTGAATCGCCCGAAGCTGATGAAGACCTCGCGACAGAACCGGTATCAGAGCGACCAGCCGAAACTGAGCAAGACGACGCGGCAGAACTTGAGGAAGTTGCGAGTACAGAGCCAGAACCGGATACAGAAACAGCTCCGAAGCCGGTAGCTGCGTCTGCCCCCAGCCCCCGCTTTGTTGTGGAAGAGGAAGCAGACGATGACGATGATGACGACGAAGGCTTTTCCATTCGCTCGGCCGAGTCGGAGTTTGAGGAGATGGATCTGACGCCGATGGTCGACGTGACCTTTCTGCTACTGATTTTCTTCATGATTACCGCTTCCTTCAGCCTGCAGAAAAGTATTCAGGTTCCTCCGCCGAATCCAGATGAAGACGGCGTTTCACAGTCGTTGCAGACGCTGGATGATTTCCGGGAGGAATCCATTATCGTTGAGATCGACAGTAATAACGGCATTTATGTCGATGACACCAAGCTGTCCAACCCTTCGGAGATCGTACAGGCGATCCTGGATCGACGTGATGAGGGGGGTAGACCCAAATCAGAACTCGTCCTAAGTGCACACAAAGCGGCGCGGCATGAGACGGTCGTTGCTGTTGTGGATGCGGCGAACGAGGTTGGCATGCAGAAAATCAGACTCGCATCGTACAAAGGACCTGATGACTGA
- a CDS encoding tetratricopeptide repeat protein translates to MRKYVIYFALIYLITGLLPPASLPVSLVRAAETEKPSAVNEQLTTAYEHLQHGRYAEAREAYAEVEKKLADASSQTSEAHWKLMQGLMRIDMETGDTPVAFRRLETALKQDPRRAELQAWAAKLYYEAGQYEKAEKHVATALTLDADQPRAHLIQAHLLTEAGKIEEANEAFRWFVRYYNRAQPEDAETLLVIADGATQYARWNSVSQIFNFVVNTLCPDALKDDPLAWEASFLSGSILQEKYNRPQSAEEFQAALTTNSQAAPVYVALAETAVEIREFDTSSELLEKALKINPRLLSALLLKCDLELINGQYAQALKTVAEAEKVNSRSQLVLARKAACFLLLDGVPTTDELKPFFEHSETKPAVKSSRFTQLLTDLLAENPKPGYFLFELGNLLEFKRQFAFAEFAYLKTRELMPQLSGPQTSLGMLYMQMGRTDLAQETLNAAFQADPYHVRVSNMRKVLGVLESYGSIVTDHFVIRYDSKADYILGQYMADYLEEIYPEMVAQFGYEPPGKTQFEIYHDAKGLSAHQWFSARMIGLPWIQTIGASTGAVVALTSPTAMQEPFNWASVLKHELVHVFTLQQTKYKIPHWFTEALAVRSENSARPQKFNQLLVERVPKNEIYSLDELDGVFVRPKSSANWNFAYCQSLLCADFMVAEFGDDALKKLLLSYQEQGSTATAIQDCFGISQDEFEKRYHAYLKKITASLKGYQSEEEDLSFRELQKQYEANQSDPDLAGKYAYRLLRLRKKGEARSIARKVLETHPTQAQAALTIAQLELLSEDLDSALAVLQKPLTTKTPDVDVLSLAGKILLKQTKFDEALPVYEQAHQTYPYQTEWLQGLSIIYQQQKKEKQLQEALLKLVHLDPNDETSMKLLMEGYRKQGDLEQALRWGQAALQVDVLDPETHQQLSEIALKLDRKPVAIRELKMLLHLQEDNAEQRYLLAKTLLDAGQPEAARTELDLLLKQNPTHAEGLKLKQKL, encoded by the coding sequence ATGCGGAAATATGTCATCTACTTTGCCCTGATTTACCTGATCACGGGACTGCTGCCCCCTGCTTCCCTGCCTGTCAGCCTTGTGCGTGCTGCGGAAACAGAGAAACCATCTGCTGTCAACGAACAGTTAACAACAGCTTACGAGCACCTGCAGCATGGGCGATACGCAGAGGCACGTGAAGCTTATGCAGAGGTCGAGAAGAAGCTGGCCGACGCCTCCTCCCAAACCAGCGAGGCGCACTGGAAGCTGATGCAGGGCCTGATGCGGATCGACATGGAGACGGGCGACACACCAGTTGCATTCCGTCGCCTGGAAACCGCGTTGAAACAGGATCCGCGTCGTGCAGAACTCCAAGCATGGGCCGCGAAGCTTTATTATGAGGCGGGCCAATATGAGAAGGCCGAAAAGCATGTCGCGACGGCGCTGACTCTGGACGCCGATCAACCGCGGGCGCATCTGATTCAGGCACACCTGCTCACCGAGGCAGGTAAGATTGAAGAAGCCAACGAAGCCTTCCGCTGGTTTGTCCGCTATTATAATCGTGCTCAACCGGAAGATGCGGAGACGCTGCTGGTGATCGCGGACGGCGCAACGCAGTATGCACGCTGGAACAGCGTTTCGCAGATCTTTAATTTCGTGGTCAACACGCTCTGCCCGGATGCTCTCAAAGATGACCCGCTGGCCTGGGAGGCGTCTTTCCTGAGCGGTTCCATCCTGCAGGAAAAATACAATCGACCACAGTCAGCCGAAGAATTCCAGGCGGCGCTGACGACGAATTCCCAGGCCGCGCCGGTTTACGTCGCACTGGCGGAGACCGCGGTTGAAATTCGCGAGTTCGATACCAGCAGCGAACTGCTGGAAAAGGCTCTGAAGATCAACCCGCGTCTGCTTTCCGCTCTACTGCTGAAATGCGACCTGGAGCTGATCAACGGACAGTACGCACAGGCTCTGAAAACCGTTGCAGAAGCCGAAAAGGTCAACTCCCGCAGTCAGCTGGTGCTGGCACGGAAGGCGGCCTGCTTTCTGCTGCTGGATGGCGTTCCCACGACCGACGAACTCAAGCCCTTCTTCGAGCATTCAGAAACGAAACCAGCGGTAAAATCATCCCGGTTTACTCAGCTATTGACTGATCTGCTGGCAGAGAATCCCAAACCGGGCTACTTTCTGTTTGAATTGGGGAACCTGCTCGAATTCAAACGGCAGTTCGCGTTTGCTGAGTTTGCTTACCTGAAAACCAGGGAACTGATGCCACAACTTTCCGGTCCTCAAACGTCCCTGGGAATGCTCTACATGCAGATGGGCCGGACAGATCTTGCTCAGGAAACCCTCAACGCTGCCTTCCAGGCCGACCCCTATCATGTGCGGGTCAGCAACATGCGCAAGGTTCTGGGCGTGCTGGAGTCTTACGGCTCGATCGTGACCGATCATTTTGTAATCCGCTATGATTCGAAAGCCGATTACATTCTCGGACAGTACATGGCGGACTATCTGGAAGAGATCTACCCGGAGATGGTAGCGCAGTTTGGCTACGAACCGCCGGGCAAAACGCAGTTTGAGATCTACCACGACGCCAAAGGACTCTCGGCCCATCAGTGGTTCAGTGCGCGGATGATCGGCCTGCCCTGGATTCAGACGATTGGTGCATCAACCGGCGCTGTCGTCGCGCTGACTTCCCCGACGGCCATGCAGGAACCATTCAACTGGGCCAGTGTCCTGAAACACGAACTGGTGCATGTCTTCACGCTGCAGCAGACGAAGTACAAAATCCCGCACTGGTTTACCGAAGCCCTGGCGGTTCGCAGTGAGAATTCAGCCCGACCGCAGAAATTTAATCAACTGCTGGTTGAACGGGTTCCTAAAAATGAAATCTACAGTCTCGATGAACTGGACGGCGTCTTCGTCCGTCCCAAATCGTCCGCGAACTGGAACTTCGCTTATTGCCAGAGTCTGCTTTGTGCTGACTTCATGGTGGCCGAGTTCGGAGACGACGCGCTGAAAAAGCTGCTGCTCTCCTATCAGGAGCAGGGATCGACTGCGACCGCCATTCAGGATTGCTTCGGGATCAGTCAGGACGAGTTTGAAAAACGTTACCATGCCTACCTCAAAAAGATTACCGCTTCACTGAAGGGGTATCAGTCCGAGGAGGAGGACCTGAGCTTTCGCGAGCTTCAGAAGCAGTACGAAGCCAATCAGAGTGATCCGGATCTTGCGGGGAAATACGCTTATCGCCTGCTCCGCCTGCGCAAGAAAGGGGAAGCCCGCAGCATTGCCAGGAAAGTGCTCGAAACACATCCTACTCAGGCCCAGGCAGCACTGACGATCGCACAGCTGGAACTGCTGTCCGAAGATCTGGACTCGGCACTCGCTGTTCTCCAGAAACCACTAACTACCAAAACACCAGACGTCGATGTGCTGAGTCTCGCCGGTAAGATCCTGCTGAAACAGACGAAGTTTGACGAAGCGCTGCCCGTTTACGAACAGGCGCATCAAACCTATCCTTATCAGACCGAATGGCTGCAGGGGCTGTCGATCATTTATCAGCAACAGAAAAAAGAGAAACAGCTACAGGAGGCACTGCTGAAACTCGTGCATCTGGATCCCAACGATGAAACGAGTATGAAACTGCTGATGGAGGGTTACCGGAAACAGGGAGACCTGGAACAGGCGCTGCGCTGGGGACAGGCAGCTTTACAGGTGGATGTGCTGGATCCGGAAACGCATCAGCAGCTTTCTGAAATCGCTTTGAAGCTGGACCGCAAACCGGTTGCCATTCGCGAACTCAAGATGCTGCTGCACCTGCAGGAGGACAACGCTGAACAGCGTTACCTGCTTGCTAAAACACTGCTGGATGCAGGACAACCAGAGGCAGCCCGGACTGAGCTGGATCTACTATTAAAACAGAACCCCACTCACGCCGAGGGGCTCAAACTGAAACAGAAACTGTAA
- a CDS encoding DEAD/DEAH box helicase: MSFYGYHPIIEKWFRKRFAGPTEPQQQGWPCINRGEHTLISAPTGSGKTLTAFLSVIDRIVKRSLEGDLDDETVVVYVSPLRALSNDMHRNLTEPLEEISELLEEEGYLFTPIRIGLRTGDTPSSQRSALVRRPPHILVTTPESLYLMLTGTKSRETLKTVDTVIVDEIHALLRDKRGSHWSLTLERLETLVEHPLQRIGLSATQKPLERVAQYLVGNRPEIEITSSAPPAQESAHPERTCRIVNIGHSRTLDVAIQVPPSELSAICTHEQWAEVLDQIVALIESHHSTLIFVNTRRLAERITHQLTERLGEEVVGSHHGSLSAKIRHRTEQKLKTGELKAVIATASLELGIDVGYIDLVVQIGSPRGIATFLQRIGRSGHSLGLVPKGRIFALSRDELMESMALVRSIKQGILDTVRMPEAPIDILAQQIVAEVSSQEWNTEELFAAVTRSYSYRNLKRTDFDSTIQFLSEGISSTAGRSRVYLHHDQVQKRVRSRKNARLVSTMNGGAIPEIASYRVVTEDDQTVVGSVDEEFAVESMAGDVFLLGNTSWQIRYVRGGDVTVVDAHGAPPSIPFWFGEAPGRSLELSTEISHLREELSQRIEDPEQAILWLTTECNVDEWAAKQTVEYIQAQKAALGMVPTQKRIVFERFFDESGGMQLVIHAPFGGDINRAWGYTMRKRFCRSYNFELQATADDNGIILSLGPQHSFPLESLFSMLNTSNVQQLSEQAILDHPMFHVRWRWNVTRSLLVSRMQNGKKVPPPLQRFRAEDLLTAVFPRLTGCPENEIGEIVRPDHILVDQTLYDCLNEQLDIDGLKQVLLEIEQEQIKLIPRDTREPSPFCYELLNSSPYTFLDGGEAQERRARAVATRHTLSVESVEDLGRLSPEAIAQVCQEAQPLVRNADEFHDVLLGRIHLPINQCPDWADWYHELEATGRATTLTRATDDAIPSWVATERLPAALAAFPDSTHAPAVDVPAGVQQEWESTEARTAIIRGLLDTCGPLSVAELADLAGMTESQTEAALYALEGEGSAMQGYFRVKDPNWDQSADEGQEQAEVKESDSVVPPKEWCHRRLLSRIHRLTLQGLRAQVQPVDPSVFIRYLTHHHGLAGGEKRTGTNGLFEVLSMLQGIDIPAICWERDILPARLSNYQSNQLDELCFTGEIGWGRLYPPKRNPDQGKPMTGITRNAPVSFFLREDIPWLTCFNPVQSESESEESCLSSPAQEVQELLTQRGALFATDLMTVTESLPSQIADSLGELIARGLVTSDSFSGMRQFTQDRSTQKRRSSRKSRIGLVRKRSTPNNTGRWSSWRREPEEPIEERGLKHYENVEQWAWQLLRRWGVVFRDLLIREPGAPRWFELLQIFRRLEARGEIRGGRFVTGVAGEQFAMSGTIQELRKLRDESGSDELTILSAADPLNLVGILTKDARVPSTAHNRLAYWNGNLIAYSKSEELFLVTRVNDKLKRELVLGFGLPLPAGSSLEQNTVDDETNSSDQLQTVEATETENPVEESTPRKSPRPSFL, translated from the coding sequence ATGTCATTCTACGGCTATCACCCCATCATCGAAAAGTGGTTTCGCAAACGCTTTGCGGGCCCTACCGAACCGCAGCAGCAGGGCTGGCCCTGCATCAACCGGGGTGAGCACACACTGATTTCCGCCCCCACCGGGAGTGGTAAGACATTGACGGCGTTTCTTTCAGTGATCGATCGCATCGTGAAACGCTCACTGGAAGGCGACCTGGATGATGAGACCGTGGTCGTTTACGTCTCCCCGTTACGGGCGCTCTCCAATGACATGCATCGCAACCTGACCGAGCCGCTGGAAGAAATTTCCGAGTTGCTCGAAGAAGAAGGCTACCTGTTCACGCCGATTCGCATCGGACTGCGCACCGGCGACACCCCTTCTTCTCAGCGTTCTGCGCTGGTCCGCCGTCCGCCCCATATTCTGGTGACGACTCCCGAATCGCTGTACCTGATGCTGACCGGCACTAAAAGCCGGGAGACATTGAAAACCGTCGATACTGTAATCGTCGACGAAATCCATGCTCTGCTCCGCGACAAACGGGGATCGCACTGGTCACTGACCCTCGAACGACTCGAAACACTGGTCGAGCATCCGCTGCAGCGGATTGGGCTGTCAGCGACACAGAAGCCACTGGAACGAGTCGCACAATACCTGGTAGGAAACCGTCCCGAGATTGAGATCACGAGTTCTGCTCCCCCGGCACAGGAGAGTGCTCACCCCGAACGGACCTGCCGGATTGTGAATATCGGCCACTCCCGCACACTGGATGTGGCGATCCAGGTCCCCCCTTCGGAACTGAGTGCGATCTGCACTCACGAACAATGGGCGGAAGTGCTGGACCAGATCGTCGCGTTGATTGAATCTCATCACAGTACGCTGATCTTTGTCAACACACGGCGTCTGGCCGAACGGATTACCCATCAGCTGACCGAGCGACTGGGAGAAGAAGTCGTCGGCAGCCATCACGGCTCGTTGTCCGCCAAAATCCGGCATCGTACCGAGCAGAAGCTGAAAACAGGGGAGCTGAAGGCGGTCATCGCTACCGCGTCACTGGAACTGGGGATCGACGTCGGCTATATCGACCTGGTGGTACAGATCGGTTCGCCACGCGGCATCGCGACCTTCCTGCAGCGGATCGGTCGCTCGGGGCACTCACTGGGACTGGTGCCTAAAGGACGGATCTTCGCGCTCTCCCGCGATGAATTAATGGAAAGCATGGCCCTGGTTCGGTCGATCAAGCAGGGAATCCTGGATACAGTCCGCATGCCGGAAGCCCCGATCGATATTCTGGCCCAGCAGATCGTGGCGGAAGTCTCCAGCCAGGAATGGAACACTGAAGAACTGTTTGCAGCGGTTACGCGTTCGTATTCCTATCGCAATCTGAAACGGACCGACTTCGACAGCACGATTCAATTTCTGAGTGAAGGCATCAGCAGCACAGCCGGCCGCAGTCGCGTCTATCTGCACCATGACCAGGTACAGAAACGGGTCCGCAGTCGTAAGAATGCGCGTCTCGTCTCGACCATGAACGGCGGTGCGATTCCCGAAATCGCCTCGTACCGTGTCGTCACCGAAGACGATCAGACGGTGGTCGGATCGGTGGATGAAGAATTCGCCGTGGAAAGCATGGCCGGGGATGTCTTCCTGCTGGGCAACACGTCCTGGCAGATCCGCTACGTGCGTGGCGGCGATGTGACTGTGGTCGATGCCCACGGTGCGCCGCCGTCAATTCCCTTCTGGTTTGGTGAAGCACCGGGACGTTCGCTGGAGCTCTCGACCGAGATCTCGCATCTGCGGGAAGAACTATCTCAGCGAATTGAAGATCCCGAACAGGCGATTCTCTGGCTGACGACCGAATGCAATGTTGATGAATGGGCGGCCAAGCAGACGGTGGAATACATTCAGGCTCAGAAAGCGGCCCTGGGAATGGTGCCCACGCAGAAACGAATTGTCTTCGAGCGGTTCTTTGATGAATCCGGAGGTATGCAGCTGGTGATTCACGCCCCTTTTGGTGGCGACATCAACCGGGCCTGGGGTTATACGATGCGCAAGCGGTTCTGCCGCTCTTACAACTTTGAGCTGCAGGCGACCGCCGACGATAACGGCATCATTCTCTCGCTCGGGCCGCAGCATAGCTTTCCGCTGGAAAGTCTGTTTTCGATGCTCAATACCAGCAACGTGCAACAGCTGTCCGAACAGGCGATCCTGGATCATCCCATGTTCCATGTCCGCTGGCGGTGGAATGTGACGCGCTCCCTGCTCGTCTCCCGTATGCAGAACGGAAAAAAAGTTCCGCCTCCGCTGCAGCGGTTTCGCGCAGAAGACCTGCTGACCGCCGTCTTCCCCCGTCTGACCGGCTGTCCGGAAAACGAGATCGGCGAAATTGTCCGCCCTGATCATATTCTCGTCGACCAGACACTCTATGACTGTCTTAACGAACAACTCGATATCGACGGGCTCAAACAGGTACTCCTGGAAATTGAGCAGGAACAGATCAAGCTGATCCCCCGCGATACCCGGGAGCCATCCCCCTTCTGTTACGAGCTATTGAATTCCAGCCCGTATACCTTCCTGGACGGGGGCGAAGCCCAGGAACGACGCGCCCGAGCTGTAGCGACGCGGCACACACTGTCTGTGGAAAGTGTGGAAGATCTGGGACGACTGTCGCCCGAGGCAATTGCGCAGGTCTGCCAGGAAGCGCAGCCCCTGGTTCGCAATGCAGACGAATTCCACGATGTCCTGCTGGGACGGATTCATCTTCCCATCAACCAGTGTCCCGACTGGGCCGACTGGTATCACGAACTCGAAGCCACAGGACGCGCGACGACACTCACACGTGCGACTGACGATGCCATTCCAAGTTGGGTAGCGACCGAACGACTGCCCGCGGCCCTGGCTGCTTTCCCGGATTCCACACATGCACCTGCAGTCGATGTTCCTGCAGGCGTGCAGCAGGAATGGGAGTCGACCGAGGCCCGTACGGCCATCATTCGGGGACTGCTGGATACCTGTGGTCCCCTGTCGGTGGCGGAGCTTGCGGATCTGGCTGGCATGACCGAATCGCAGACCGAAGCGGCCCTGTATGCACTCGAAGGGGAAGGTTCTGCCATGCAGGGTTACTTCCGCGTGAAAGACCCAAACTGGGATCAGAGTGCAGATGAGGGACAGGAGCAGGCGGAAGTTAAAGAGTCAGACAGTGTCGTCCCACCCAAAGAATGGTGTCATCGCCGGCTGCTGTCCCGTATTCATCGTCTGACGCTGCAGGGACTAAGAGCCCAAGTGCAGCCTGTTGATCCCAGTGTGTTTATTCGTTATCTCACACATCACCACGGACTGGCTGGCGGCGAGAAACGGACCGGCACGAATGGTCTGTTCGAAGTACTCTCGATGCTGCAGGGGATTGACATCCCGGCGATCTGCTGGGAACGGGACATCCTGCCGGCACGCCTGTCGAATTATCAGAGTAATCAGCTGGACGAACTCTGTTTCACCGGCGAGATCGGCTGGGGGCGACTCTATCCTCCCAAGCGAAACCCAGATCAGGGGAAACCGATGACCGGCATTACCCGTAATGCGCCGGTCTCATTCTTTCTCCGCGAGGATATTCCCTGGCTGACCTGTTTCAACCCGGTGCAGTCAGAGAGCGAATCAGAAGAATCCTGCCTGAGCAGCCCGGCACAGGAAGTACAGGAACTGTTGACCCAGCGGGGTGCCCTGTTTGCCACCGATCTGATGACGGTGACCGAGTCACTCCCTTCGCAGATTGCTGATTCATTAGGCGAACTGATTGCCCGCGGTCTGGTCACTTCGGACAGTTTTTCCGGTATGCGACAGTTTACGCAGGACCGCTCCACACAGAAGCGGCGTTCTTCGCGGAAATCGCGGATCGGTCTGGTCCGCAAACGTTCGACTCCCAACAACACCGGACGCTGGTCAAGCTGGCGACGCGAGCCTGAAGAACCAATCGAAGAACGGGGACTCAAGCATTACGAAAATGTCGAACAGTGGGCGTGGCAGCTGCTCAGGCGGTGGGGCGTGGTCTTCCGCGACCTGCTGATTCGGGAACCCGGTGCACCGCGGTGGTTTGAACTGCTGCAGATCTTTCGTCGGCTGGAGGCTCGCGGTGAAATCCGCGGGGGTCGCTTTGTCACGGGCGTTGCCGGCGAGCAGTTTGCCATGTCGGGTACGATTCAGGAACTGAGAAAGTTACGGGATGAATCGGGCAGCGATGAACTCACGATCCTGTCCGCCGCCGACCCCCTGAACCTGGTGGGCATTCTGACCAAAGACGCACGCGTTCCCAGCACGGCTCACAATCGCCTGGCTTACTGGAACGGAAACCTGATCGCCTACTCGAAGAGCGAAGAACTGTTCCTGGTAACCAGGGTCAACGACAAACTCAAACGGGAACTCGTGCTCGGCTTCGGGCTCCCTCTGCCTGCAGGATCCAGTCTTGAACAGAACACCGTCGACGACGAAACGAATTCCTCAGACCAGTTGCAGACAGTCGAAGCAACTGAAACAGAGAACCCGGTTGAAGAGTCGACGCCACGAAAATCACCTCGCCCCTCATTTCTCTAA
- a CDS encoding MotA/TolQ/ExbB proton channel family protein — protein MNYSLAPILNAAGIAIYVALGLTALYGVFCVILLVRQIAQKRFLTQNAANEFLDQVHEDIERKDYEAVVNLCDSPPYWSKAVPQLILVAMANMERPAKKLRQLLAEKFERDILADLEYRMSWISTIVKSAPMLGLLGTVIGMINAFDKIGNMQESGGDPSQLAGEISFALFTTAAGLSVAIPLVMAGALIHIRIAKLQDSVQEHTGEFLDILEASRKS, from the coding sequence ATGAACTACTCACTAGCTCCGATTTTAAACGCAGCCGGGATCGCCATCTATGTCGCCCTGGGTCTAACGGCCCTGTATGGCGTCTTCTGTGTGATTCTACTCGTCCGCCAGATCGCGCAGAAGCGATTCCTGACCCAGAACGCGGCCAATGAATTCCTCGACCAGGTCCATGAAGACATCGAACGGAAAGATTACGAAGCGGTTGTGAATCTCTGCGATTCTCCTCCTTACTGGAGTAAAGCGGTACCCCAGCTGATTCTGGTTGCCATGGCGAATATGGAGCGACCGGCCAAAAAGCTGCGACAGCTGCTCGCAGAGAAATTCGAACGTGACATTCTGGCCGACCTCGAATACCGCATGTCCTGGATCAGCACGATCGTCAAGAGTGCCCCGATGCTCGGGCTGCTGGGAACCGTGATCGGGATGATCAACGCCTTCGACAAGATCGGCAACATGCAGGAATCAGGAGGCGACCCGAGCCAGCTGGCGGGCGAGATCAGCTTCGCGCTGTTCACAACCGCCGCGGGTTTGTCGGTCGCAATTCCGCTGGTGATGGCCGGCGCTTTAATCCATATTCGCATCGCTAAACTGCAAGACTCGGTGCAGGAACACACGGGTGAGTTTCTGGATATTCTGGAAGCCTCACGTAAGTCCTGA
- a CDS encoding biopolymer transporter ExbD — protein MARKKSLFNSDDSGWKKRPASGGGDDLDITPMIDVTFLLLIFFMVTSTMQATQDSDVPIARHGVGVDTRSSTIVLVHNDGNGLNGQSVVEIKESGGATEVTLDELTARVRERVQGGVMDVIIKADRNVPHGFVQEVTRAVTDVDGVKFYIGIEEKKDR, from the coding sequence ATGGCACGTAAAAAATCATTATTCAATTCTGACGATAGCGGCTGGAAGAAACGTCCCGCCTCCGGTGGAGGCGACGACCTGGACATCACTCCCATGATCGACGTGACTTTCCTGTTGCTCATCTTCTTCATGGTCACATCGACGATGCAGGCGACGCAAGACTCGGATGTTCCGATCGCCCGGCATGGTGTCGGTGTAGACACCCGCAGTTCTACGATTGTACTCGTCCATAACGACGGTAACGGTCTGAATGGCCAGAGCGTTGTCGAGATTAAAGAATCGGGCGGGGCTACTGAAGTCACCCTGGATGAACTGACCGCACGCGTCCGCGAACGGGTTCAGGGAGGTGTGATGGATGTCATTATTAAAGCAGACCGGAATGTCCCGCACGGGTTCGTCCAGGAAGTCACCCGGGCCGTTACCGATGTGGATGGTGTGAAGTTCTATATTGGAATTGAAGAGAAGAAAGACAGGTAA
- a CDS encoding MazG nucleotide pyrophosphohydrolase domain-containing protein, which translates to MFFEKDQSRGIEGTFMWFMEEVGELSSALRENDDPQNLEEEFADVLAWLATMANVAGVDLEQAVSRKYVQGCPRCNEAVCTCDLSWKP; encoded by the coding sequence ATGTTTTTCGAGAAAGACCAGTCACGGGGGATCGAAGGCACGTTTATGTGGTTCATGGAAGAGGTTGGCGAACTCTCTTCTGCACTGCGTGAAAACGACGATCCACAGAACCTGGAAGAAGAATTTGCTGATGTTCTGGCCTGGCTGGCGACGATGGCGAATGTGGCGGGCGTCGATCTGGAACAGGCCGTCAGTCGCAAATATGTCCAGGGATGTCCACGGTGCAATGAGGCAGTGTGTACTTGTGATCTCTCCTGGAAGCCCTGA